From the Natrarchaeobaculum aegyptiacum genome, one window contains:
- a CDS encoding HemK2/MTQ2 family protein methyltransferase, producing MKLSDRRDIETDVYQPAEDSRLLADAVCDRLEADTDDLVLEVGTGSGYVAGRIADETPARVIASDLNPHAVRQARGDGVETVRADLVSPFADDAFAAVAFNPPYLPTDPENEWDDWMERALSGGEDGRAVIDPFLEAVPRVLAPDGAVYLLVSSLTGVDEVVERAGEAGFSAGAVADHSFPFETLTVLELFR from the coding sequence ATGAAACTCAGTGACCGACGCGACATCGAGACCGACGTCTACCAGCCAGCCGAAGACTCGCGATTGCTCGCCGACGCCGTCTGCGACCGTCTCGAGGCCGACACGGACGACCTCGTCCTCGAGGTCGGCACCGGGTCCGGGTACGTCGCAGGGAGAATCGCCGACGAGACCCCGGCGCGCGTGATCGCCTCGGACTTGAATCCACACGCCGTCCGACAGGCGCGAGGCGACGGCGTCGAGACGGTCCGGGCCGATCTCGTTTCGCCGTTCGCCGACGACGCCTTCGCCGCCGTCGCGTTCAATCCGCCGTACCTGCCGACCGATCCCGAAAACGAGTGGGACGACTGGATGGAACGCGCTCTCTCGGGTGGTGAAGACGGCCGAGCAGTCATCGACCCGTTTCTCGAGGCCGTTCCACGGGTGCTCGCTCCGGACGGAGCCGTCTACCTGCTCGTGAGCAGCCTCACCGGGGTCGACGAGGTGGTCGAACGCGCGGGCGAAGCTGGGTTCAGCGCTGGCGCGGTCGCCGACCACTCGTTCCCGTTCGAGACGCTGACCGTCCTCGAGCTATTCCGGTAA
- a CDS encoding 16S ribosomal RNA methyltransferase A, with translation MRDPDALIARAGVRGDPDRDQHFLVDDRVLDRLPTYLESEAPRASDDVSGESPRAEELDADTTHLLEIGGGTGALTDRLLAVADEVTVIERDPTLAAFLEREFSAEIDAGRLTVIEGDALEVELPDFTASVSNLPYGVSSEIAFRLFPEGKPLVLMFQQEFAERMVAEPGTGEYGRLSVSSQHYADVELVESIPKEAFSPPPAVQSAVIRAVPRDPDYEVDDEALFLRFVKALFTQRRKTIRNAIRNTAHISGLETPDAVVEAADEELLSARAGALSPADFAALSQLALEVGGPDLEE, from the coding sequence ATGAGAGATCCCGACGCGCTGATCGCCCGGGCGGGTGTCCGTGGTGACCCCGACCGCGACCAGCACTTTCTCGTCGACGACCGCGTTCTCGATCGCCTCCCGACCTACCTCGAGAGCGAGGCGCCACGCGCCTCGGACGACGTGAGCGGGGAGTCCCCGCGAGCCGAGGAACTCGACGCCGACACCACGCACCTCCTCGAGATCGGCGGCGGAACGGGTGCGCTGACCGATCGGTTGCTCGCCGTCGCAGACGAAGTCACGGTGATCGAACGCGACCCGACGCTGGCGGCGTTCCTCGAGCGAGAGTTCAGCGCGGAAATCGATGCGGGCAGGCTGACGGTGATCGAGGGGGATGCCCTCGAAGTCGAGTTGCCGGACTTTACCGCGTCGGTCTCGAACCTGCCCTACGGCGTCTCGAGTGAGATCGCGTTTCGGCTCTTCCCCGAGGGAAAACCACTCGTGTTGATGTTCCAGCAGGAGTTCGCCGAGCGGATGGTCGCCGAGCCGGGAACCGGCGAGTATGGACGGTTGTCGGTCTCGAGCCAGCACTACGCCGACGTGGAACTGGTCGAGTCGATCCCGAAGGAAGCCTTCTCGCCACCGCCGGCGGTCCAGAGTGCGGTGATCCGTGCCGTCCCTCGAGACCCGGACTACGAGGTCGACGACGAGGCTTTGTTCTTGCGGTTCGTGAAGGCGCTTTTCACCCAGCGTCGCAAGACCATCCGGAACGCGATCCGGAACACGGCCCACATCTCGGGACTCGAGACGCCCGACGCGGTGGTCGAGGCGGCCGACGAGGAGCTCCTGAGCGCACGAGCGGGTGCGCTCTCACCTGCGGACTTCGCGGCGCTCTCCCAGCTCGCCCTCGAGGTGGGCGGGCCGGATCTCGAGGAGTGA
- a CDS encoding ABC transporter permease — protein MATTALLRLESRGYFRSSLVLVALFAIVGVFLFAAFPGFADEAELIEEAFPPFLAGLLGFEALHTIEGFVSGYVYPLLWIVFAGIYVAYLSAGTVVRDVRERRMDLTLSYPISRESVVLQKVAALWVPLVVLNVGLIAVVFAGVTVLGESIDPVALAMVHLLSIPYLLVCAGIGIVLSVTLDRIETAQVSALGLVFVLWLVEGLSEMDPDYEWLGVVAPSRYYDPSAILVHGEYAYADAGILLIAFLALLAVAIVIFTRRDL, from the coding sequence TGCGATCGTCGGCGTCTTCCTGTTCGCCGCGTTCCCGGGGTTCGCAGACGAGGCCGAACTCATCGAGGAGGCGTTCCCGCCGTTTCTGGCCGGGCTACTCGGGTTCGAGGCGCTGCACACGATCGAGGGGTTCGTCTCGGGTTACGTCTACCCGTTGCTCTGGATCGTGTTCGCGGGGATCTACGTCGCCTACCTCAGCGCCGGGACGGTCGTGCGGGACGTTCGTGAGCGCCGGATGGACCTCACCCTCTCGTATCCCATCTCTCGGGAATCGGTGGTCCTCCAGAAGGTGGCGGCTCTCTGGGTCCCGCTCGTCGTGTTGAACGTGGGGCTGATCGCCGTCGTCTTCGCCGGCGTGACCGTCCTCGGGGAGTCGATCGATCCCGTCGCACTCGCGATGGTTCACCTGCTGTCGATCCCCTACCTGCTGGTCTGTGCCGGCATCGGCATCGTGCTCTCGGTGACCCTCGACCGGATCGAGACGGCGCAGGTGAGCGCACTCGGCCTCGTCTTCGTCCTCTGGCTGGTCGAAGGGCTCTCCGAGATGGACCCAGATTACGAGTGGCTCGGCGTCGTCGCCCCCAGCCGGTACTACGACCCGTCGGCCATTCTCGTCCACGGAGAGTACGCCTACGCCGACGCCGGGATCCTCCTGATCGCCTTCCTCGCTCTCCTCGCCGTCGCGATCGTGATCTTCACGCGGAGGGATCTCTGA
- a CDS encoding mechanosensitive ion channel family protein has product MTGILAGLDWLSTVVETTELRLLVTVGAVGLLLAALLGHRRLNAWVGGRTRPVYGDIVAVTTLVGSCIVAFAVAVGVWGLTETIYSVYADDLELGEDVVARAVVSFVLVITTVIFTRLLWRLFEELLGSASAVTDHQREITRRMTQVVVWSLSLVVILGIWVDDLGGLLVGAGFLGIVLGMAARQTLGTILAGFVLMFSRPFEIGDWIELEGNQGVVTDISIVNTRIQTFDGEYVVIPNDVISSSMVTNRSKRGRLRVEIDVGVDYETDLERASELAEAVVADLEYAISGPSPQVVTRAFGESAVILGVRFWIDNPSARRRWEARTAAINAIKREFEAAGITIPFPQQELSSRDGTGVSLAGGDTATDRGPGDQRYDDSRGRRVNRREEVGSDSSFESEYGPSPSTDDS; this is encoded by the coding sequence GTGACCGGGATTCTCGCGGGACTGGACTGGCTCTCGACGGTCGTCGAGACGACCGAGTTGCGCCTCCTCGTGACTGTCGGGGCTGTCGGTCTGTTGCTCGCTGCACTCCTTGGCCATCGCCGCCTGAACGCGTGGGTCGGCGGTCGAACGCGACCGGTGTACGGCGACATCGTTGCAGTAACGACGCTCGTCGGTTCGTGCATCGTCGCCTTTGCCGTCGCTGTCGGCGTCTGGGGACTGACCGAGACGATCTATAGTGTCTACGCCGACGACCTCGAGCTCGGCGAGGACGTCGTCGCCCGCGCTGTGGTCTCGTTCGTCCTCGTGATCACCACCGTCATTTTTACGCGGCTTCTCTGGCGGCTCTTCGAGGAACTGCTGGGGTCGGCGTCGGCCGTGACCGACCACCAGCGCGAGATCACGCGCCGGATGACTCAGGTCGTCGTCTGGTCGCTTTCGCTCGTCGTCATCCTCGGCATCTGGGTCGACGACCTCGGCGGCCTGCTGGTCGGGGCCGGCTTCCTCGGGATCGTCCTCGGGATGGCTGCCAGACAGACTCTCGGGACGATCCTCGCCGGCTTCGTCCTCATGTTCTCCCGTCCGTTCGAGATCGGCGACTGGATCGAACTCGAGGGAAACCAGGGCGTCGTCACCGACATCTCGATCGTCAACACGCGCATCCAGACGTTCGACGGCGAGTACGTCGTGATCCCCAACGACGTGATCTCCTCGAGCATGGTGACCAACCGGTCGAAACGGGGCCGACTCCGCGTCGAGATCGACGTCGGCGTCGACTACGAGACCGACCTCGAGCGTGCCTCGGAACTGGCCGAAGCCGTCGTCGCTGACCTCGAGTACGCGATCTCCGGACCGTCACCACAGGTGGTCACCAGGGCGTTCGGCGAGTCGGCGGTGATCCTCGGGGTACGATTCTGGATCGACAACCCGAGCGCGAGACGCCGCTGGGAGGCCCGGACGGCAGCGATCAACGCGATCAAACGCGAGTTCGAAGCGGCCGGAATCACGATCCCGTTCCCCCAGCAGGAACTCTCGAGTCGAGACGGGACGGGTGTCTCACTGGCTGGCGGCGATACCGCTACTGATAGGGGCCCCGGGGACCAACGGTACGACGATTCGCGGGGGCGACGAGTCAATCGACGCGAGGAGGTCGGCTCCGACTCCAGTTTCGAGTCCGAGTACGGTCCGTCGCCATCGACCGACGACTCGTAA
- a CDS encoding FAD-dependent oxidoreductase, which translates to MPDSRTIERYDVGVVGAGLAGLTAARELSDTALEVVVLGAGSETALEWSGFMEGAVSSGERVAATILADRERRER; encoded by the coding sequence ATGCCGGATTCTCGAACGATCGAGCGCTACGACGTCGGCGTCGTCGGTGCGGGACTCGCCGGACTCACGGCGGCGAGGGAGTTGTCCGACACCGCCCTCGAGGTGGTCGTCCTCGGGGCTGGCTCTGAGACGGCACTCGAGTGGTCCGGTTTCATGGAGGGGGCAGTTAGCTCCGGGGAGCGAGTCGCGGCGACGATCCTCGCCGACCGCGAGCGTCGAGAGCGCTGA
- a CDS encoding ABC transporter permease subunit: MSATAILRLESRKRVRGSVALVVALGLLAAMYFSIFPSFEDEVDDVMEAFPEYFFDIFGIEALHTIEGFIAAEIYSFFWIVLVGIYFAYIGAGLIATDIDERRMDLTLSYPISRESVILQKVAALWVPLVVLNVAVPAVVYVGALAIGESFDPVALAMVHLLSIPYLLVCGAIGLLLSVVAPRVRTARAAAIVLVFVLWLIDGVSRLDDDYEWIGVVTPSRYYDETAILVREEYAYGDAGVLLIVFLVLLAVAVLTFSRRDL, from the coding sequence ATGAGCGCGACGGCGATCCTCCGCCTCGAGTCCAGGAAGCGGGTTCGGGGTTCGGTCGCGCTCGTGGTCGCACTCGGCCTGCTCGCGGCGATGTACTTCTCGATCTTCCCCAGTTTCGAAGACGAGGTCGACGACGTGATGGAGGCGTTCCCGGAGTACTTCTTCGACATATTTGGCATCGAGGCGTTGCACACGATCGAGGGGTTCATCGCCGCCGAGATCTACTCGTTCTTCTGGATCGTCCTCGTCGGAATCTACTTCGCGTACATCGGGGCCGGGCTGATCGCGACCGACATCGACGAGCGACGGATGGACCTCACCCTCTCGTACCCGATCTCTCGCGAGTCGGTCATCCTCCAGAAGGTGGCAGCGCTCTGGGTCCCGCTGGTCGTGCTCAACGTCGCGGTTCCCGCCGTGGTCTACGTGGGTGCGCTCGCGATCGGCGAGTCGTTCGACCCCGTCGCGCTCGCGATGGTCCACCTGCTGTCGATCCCCTACCTGCTGGTCTGTGGCGCCATCGGCCTCCTCCTCTCGGTGGTCGCTCCACGAGTCCGGACGGCACGCGCGGCCGCGATCGTCCTCGTGTTCGTCCTGTGGTTGATCGACGGCGTCTCGCGGCTCGACGACGATTACGAGTGGATCGGCGTCGTCACCCCGAGCCGGTACTACGACGAAACGGCGATCCTCGTCCGCGAGGAGTACGCCTACGGCGACGCCGGAGTCCTCCTGATCGTCTTCCTCGTCTTGCTCGCCGTCGCCGTCCTGACGTTCTCCCGCCGGGACCTCTAG
- a CDS encoding thiolase family protein, which translates to MSDTTPVIVSAVRTAQGREDGALADIRSEDLSIPLVNAMLEETGVDPDDVDDLMWGCAQQRGEQRTNIARQIALFSELGESVPATTVDRQCASSAQAIIGAADSIAAGRQQVVFAGGVESMSRVKMGAAESGEMHPKLDEEYGMRNLMMGMTAEKVAEEYDVSREEQDEYGARSQQRAVEATEEGRFDDEIVPLETDDGVHDEDEGIRPGTTAEKLADLPPVFKEGGTVTAGNASQIADGAAGVLLTSRAYAEENGLEILAEVGTSYVAGVDPTIMGVGPVPATEGLLERAGRTIDDYGLFEINEAFASQTIYSQRELGIPDDQLNVNGGAIAIGHPLGCSGARLPVTLVHEMNRRGVERGIATECVGFGQGAAIEFSLP; encoded by the coding sequence ATGTCCGACACGACACCGGTCATCGTGAGCGCAGTACGAACCGCACAGGGACGCGAGGACGGCGCACTCGCTGATATCCGGAGCGAAGACCTCTCGATTCCGCTGGTAAACGCCATGCTCGAGGAGACGGGTGTCGATCCCGACGACGTCGACGACCTGATGTGGGGCTGTGCCCAGCAGCGAGGCGAACAGCGAACGAACATTGCCCGTCAGATTGCCCTCTTCTCGGAACTCGGCGAGAGCGTGCCCGCGACGACGGTCGATCGCCAGTGTGCTTCCTCCGCGCAGGCGATTATCGGTGCCGCCGACTCGATCGCCGCTGGTCGCCAGCAGGTCGTCTTTGCAGGCGGCGTCGAGAGCATGAGCCGGGTGAAGATGGGTGCCGCCGAAAGCGGCGAGATGCACCCGAAACTCGACGAGGAGTACGGCATGCGCAACCTGATGATGGGGATGACCGCCGAGAAGGTCGCCGAAGAGTACGACGTCAGCCGCGAGGAGCAAGACGAGTACGGCGCGCGCAGCCAGCAACGGGCGGTCGAAGCCACGGAGGAAGGCCGCTTCGACGACGAGATCGTCCCTCTCGAGACTGACGACGGCGTGCACGACGAGGACGAGGGCATCCGGCCGGGGACGACCGCCGAGAAACTCGCCGACCTCCCACCCGTGTTCAAGGAGGGCGGAACCGTCACCGCGGGCAACGCCTCCCAGATCGCCGACGGTGCCGCCGGCGTCCTGCTGACGAGCCGCGCCTACGCAGAGGAAAACGGACTCGAGATCCTCGCGGAGGTCGGCACCAGCTACGTCGCGGGCGTCGATCCGACGATCATGGGCGTCGGGCCGGTCCCGGCCACCGAGGGCCTGCTCGAGCGCGCAGGCCGGACGATCGACGACTACGGCCTCTTCGAGATCAACGAGGCGTTCGCGAGCCAGACGATCTACTCCCAGCGTGAACTCGGAATTCCGGACGATCAGTTGAACGTCAACGGTGGCGCAATCGCGATCGGACACCCGCTTGGCTGTTCGGGTGCGCGCCTGCCGGTGACGCTGGTCCACGAGATGAACCGCCGCGGCGTCGAGCGCGGGATCGCGACCGAGTGTGTCGGCTTCGGCCAGGGTGCGGCGATCGAGTTCTCCTTGCCGTAG
- a CDS encoding methionine synthase, which yields MSENENRDQFRPEDHENDNFILTTVVGSYPKPKWLNRAKELYEDPDHGFDEDDYQEATDDASRLITQEHERAGLDVVVDGEMRRNEMVEFFAHRIEGYEFNGPVKVWGHNYFDKPSVVSEVEYDENWLVDEYEFTAAATDRPVKVPITGPYTLASWSFNEAYEDDAELAYALADLVNEEIEKLVDAGARYIQIDEPALATTPDDHAIVGECLEHIVDDIPEDVRIGLHVCYGDYSRIYPEILEFPVDEFDLELANGDYDQLDVFKDPEFTADLALGVTDVHVAEVESVEQIERNIQKGLEVVPPEQLVVSPDCGVKLLPREVAYGKMANMVEAARNVEAKLDAGEIDVERASAPADD from the coding sequence ATGAGCGAAAACGAGAACCGAGACCAGTTCCGACCCGAGGACCACGAGAACGACAACTTCATCCTGACGACCGTCGTCGGGAGCTACCCCAAGCCCAAGTGGCTGAACCGCGCGAAGGAACTCTACGAAGACCCCGACCACGGCTTCGACGAGGACGACTATCAAGAAGCTACAGACGACGCGTCCCGTCTGATCACGCAAGAACACGAGCGTGCAGGACTGGACGTCGTCGTCGACGGCGAGATGCGCCGGAACGAGATGGTCGAGTTCTTCGCCCACCGCATCGAGGGCTACGAGTTCAACGGCCCCGTCAAGGTCTGGGGACACAACTACTTCGACAAGCCCTCCGTAGTGTCGGAAGTCGAGTACGACGAGAACTGGCTCGTCGACGAGTACGAATTCACCGCCGCGGCGACCGACCGTCCCGTCAAGGTCCCGATCACCGGCCCCTACACGCTCGCCAGCTGGTCGTTCAACGAGGCCTACGAGGACGACGCGGAACTCGCCTACGCGCTCGCCGACCTCGTCAACGAAGAGATCGAGAAACTCGTCGACGCTGGCGCCCGCTACATCCAGATCGACGAACCCGCGCTCGCGACCACGCCCGACGACCACGCCATCGTCGGCGAGTGTCTCGAGCACATCGTCGACGACATCCCCGAAGACGTCCGCATCGGCCTGCACGTCTGTTACGGCGATTACTCCCGCATCTACCCCGAAATACTGGAGTTCCCCGTCGACGAGTTCGACCTCGAACTCGCCAACGGCGACTACGATCAGCTCGACGTGTTCAAAGACCCCGAGTTCACCGCGGACCTCGCGCTCGGCGTCACCGACGTCCACGTCGCCGAGGTCGAATCGGTCGAACAGATCGAGCGCAACATCCAGAAGGGTCTCGAGGTCGTCCCGCCAGAACAACTCGTTGTCTCCCCTGACTGCGGCGTGAAGCTGCTTCCGCGTGAGGTCGCCTACGGCAAGATGGCGAACATGGTCGAGGCCGCCCGCAACGTCGAGGCGAAACTCGACGCCGGCGAGATCGACGTCGAGCGCGCGAGCGCGCCCGCCGACGACTGA
- a CDS encoding 5-methyltetrahydropteroyltriglutamate--homocysteine methyltransferase, whose translation MTEYVSTTPGCFPLPDWAKDDLSDLKGHQKHDLISGDEGEEITGVYDEARAEVIDSQLEAGLDRVVEGQLRWDDMIAHPLAVHDAVETRGIVRYYDNNNFYREPVVQGDLEASGDVAGELESAAEQVEAGLQAVLPGPYSLADLATDEHYGDEAEFLAAIADFLAGEVEAFPGVETLFLLEPSLVESSPEDGLDERASEAIDAVASATDADVVVQPYWGALEEKVYAHLLDADVDAVGFDFVAEQDQNLYNAQEYGAPDQISLGLADGQNTLVEDPEAIRDRVDWVTEKLPAAEFETVYLTTNTETFYLPYAKHEEKLAALAEAAELAEVKVA comes from the coding sequence ATGACTGAGTACGTTTCGACCACACCCGGGTGTTTCCCGCTCCCGGACTGGGCGAAAGACGACCTCTCGGACCTCAAGGGCCACCAGAAACACGACCTCATCAGCGGCGACGAGGGCGAGGAGATCACGGGCGTCTACGACGAGGCGCGCGCCGAAGTGATCGACTCCCAGCTCGAGGCTGGCCTCGACCGCGTCGTCGAGGGACAGCTCCGCTGGGACGACATGATCGCGCACCCGCTCGCGGTCCACGACGCCGTCGAGACTCGCGGGATCGTCCGCTACTACGACAACAACAACTTCTACCGCGAGCCCGTCGTTCAGGGCGACCTCGAGGCCTCCGGCGACGTCGCAGGCGAACTCGAGTCGGCAGCCGAGCAGGTCGAGGCGGGACTGCAGGCCGTCCTCCCCGGTCCGTACTCGCTGGCCGACCTCGCGACCGACGAACACTACGGTGACGAGGCGGAGTTCCTCGCGGCCATCGCCGACTTCCTCGCGGGCGAGGTCGAGGCGTTCCCCGGTGTCGAGACGCTGTTCCTGCTCGAGCCGTCGCTCGTCGAGTCGTCGCCGGAAGACGGCCTCGACGAACGCGCGAGCGAGGCTATCGACGCTGTCGCGAGCGCGACCGACGCTGACGTGGTCGTCCAGCCCTACTGGGGCGCACTCGAGGAGAAGGTGTACGCCCATCTGCTCGACGCCGACGTCGACGCCGTCGGCTTCGACTTCGTCGCCGAACAGGACCAGAACCTGTACAACGCACAGGAGTACGGCGCTCCCGACCAGATTTCACTCGGGCTCGCCGACGGCCAGAACACGCTGGTCGAGGACCCCGAGGCGATCCGGGACCGCGTCGACTGGGTGACAGAGAAGCTCCCCGCCGCGGAGTTCGAGACCGTCTACCTGACGACGAACACGGAGACGTTCTACCTGCCCTACGCCAAACACGAGGAGAAACTCGCCGCCCTTGCAGAGGCCGCGGAACTCGCAGAGGTGAAAGTCGCATGA
- a CDS encoding nitrous oxide reductase accessory protein NosL, with protein MDRRWLLGTIGTGATLAVAGCLDGNGEEVAEPDDPEPEPDDDGGDPEAGDDVEELSLDEPADFPTDDDEGECAVCNMHSVDYPDWNAQVVHEDGHREYFCSKGCLVAYYYAPTAFSGEDADEEIVGVWATSFESGELIDATEGYFVYEQDRDRHDYPMPRGSPPAFESREEAIAYVEEYDELSEDDLFTLEDVDEEIAMFYREPVLEDALES; from the coding sequence GTGGATAGACGGTGGTTACTGGGAACGATCGGAACCGGCGCAACGCTCGCTGTCGCTGGCTGTCTCGACGGAAACGGTGAGGAGGTCGCGGAACCGGACGACCCTGAGCCGGAACCTGACGACGACGGTGGCGACCCGGAGGCCGGGGACGACGTGGAAGAACTTTCCCTCGACGAGCCAGCCGACTTCCCGACGGACGATGACGAGGGCGAGTGCGCGGTCTGTAACATGCACTCGGTGGATTACCCGGACTGGAACGCCCAGGTCGTCCACGAGGACGGCCACCGCGAGTACTTCTGTTCGAAGGGCTGTCTAGTCGCGTACTACTACGCGCCGACAGCGTTCAGCGGCGAGGACGCCGACGAGGAGATCGTGGGTGTGTGGGCGACGAGTTTCGAGAGTGGCGAACTCATCGACGCCACGGAGGGATACTTCGTCTACGAACAGGACCGTGACCGCCACGACTACCCGATGCCGAGAGGAAGCCCACCCGCGTTCGAAAGCCGAGAGGAGGCCATCGCCTACGTCGAGGAGTACGACGAACTCTCGGAAGATGACCTGTTTACTCTCGAGGACGTCGACGAAGAGATCGCGATGTTCTACCGGGAGCCGGTGCTCGAGGACGCACTCGAGAGCTGA
- a CDS encoding 50S ribosomal protein L21e, with product MPNSNGPRQGTRNKLANKPRERGTSPPQRAIQEYEEGETVHLKIDPSVQDGRFHPRFDGLTGEVVGKQGKAFKVRINDGGKEKTVIVTAAHLRAQDRSEDRV from the coding sequence ATGCCGAACTCTAACGGCCCACGTCAGGGAACCCGGAACAAACTCGCGAACAAGCCTCGAGAGCGCGGTACGTCCCCGCCACAGCGCGCGATTCAGGAGTACGAGGAGGGCGAGACCGTCCACCTCAAGATCGACCCGAGCGTGCAGGACGGTCGCTTCCACCCGCGTTTCGACGGCCTCACCGGCGAAGTCGTCGGCAAGCAAGGGAAGGCCTTCAAGGTCCGCATCAACGACGGCGGCAAGGAGAAGACGGTAATCGTCACTGCCGCCCACCTGCGCGCACAGGACCGATCCGAAGACCGCGTCTAG
- a CDS encoding DUF655 domain-containing protein codes for MSDTDGDDASVRRAVVLDYLAHGLSDDARPQYEKSPAGYALDVEDFTLYEVAFDEDERLTIGSEVVVSPPGERDVVLESQEVEYEDLSSGAQSELEYVVADLVEEYEERFVDFYNEAQPITLRLHQLNLLPGIGTKLRDGILDERKRAPFESFDELSERVSGLHDPDEIIVERILEELRDDDLKYHTFVGRHGDQ; via the coding sequence ATGAGTGATACGGATGGCGACGACGCGAGCGTCCGCCGTGCAGTCGTACTGGATTACCTCGCCCACGGACTCTCCGACGACGCCCGCCCGCAATACGAGAAGTCCCCCGCAGGCTACGCGCTCGACGTCGAGGATTTCACGCTCTACGAGGTCGCCTTCGACGAGGACGAGCGTCTGACCATCGGCAGCGAAGTGGTCGTCTCACCACCCGGGGAACGCGACGTCGTCCTCGAGTCCCAGGAGGTCGAGTACGAGGACCTCTCCTCGGGTGCCCAGTCGGAACTCGAGTACGTCGTGGCGGACCTCGTCGAGGAGTACGAAGAGCGCTTCGTCGACTTCTACAACGAGGCTCAGCCGATCACTCTCCGGCTCCACCAGCTCAACCTCCTGCCGGGGATCGGCACCAAGCTTCGCGACGGCATCCTCGACGAGCGCAAGCGGGCCCCCTTCGAGAGTTTCGACGAACTGTCCGAACGCGTCTCCGGCCTCCACGACCCCGACGAGATCATCGTCGAGCGCATCCTCGAGGAACTGCGCGACGACGACCTCAAGTACCACACGTTCGTCGGCCGGCACGGCGACCAGTAG
- a CDS encoding RNA polymerase Rpb4 family protein, with translation MTIFKEIVDEEYLTVSEAKELLADIEAERALDEERELRYELARAIEHVNRFAVLDPEDAQALANDLQELEKVDEPTAYKIANLLPRNRDELRSVFAQQRYSLSGDELDEILNLVAQYA, from the coding sequence ATGACGATCTTCAAGGAGATCGTCGACGAGGAGTACCTCACCGTCTCGGAGGCGAAAGAGCTCCTCGCCGACATCGAGGCCGAACGCGCACTGGACGAAGAGCGCGAACTGCGCTACGAACTCGCCCGTGCGATCGAGCACGTCAATCGATTCGCCGTCCTCGATCCCGAGGACGCGCAGGCGCTCGCCAACGACCTGCAGGAACTCGAGAAGGTCGACGAGCCGACGGCCTACAAGATCGCGAACCTCCTGCCGCGCAACCGGGACGAACTCCGCTCGGTGTTCGCCCAGCAGCGATACTCGCTGTCCGGGGACGAACTCGACGAGATCCTCAACCTCGTTGCCCAGTACGCCTGA